Proteins encoded by one window of Salvia splendens isolate huo1 chromosome 5, SspV2, whole genome shotgun sequence:
- the LOC121804469 gene encoding probable sucrose-phosphate synthase 1: MAGNDWINSYLEAILDVDTGINDQKSSLLLRERGRFSPAQYFVEEVITGFNETDLHRSWVRASSIRNSEERNTRLENMCWRIWTLARKKKLIEGEEAQRKAKKRVDREKARKNAAADMSEDLSEGEKGDVVVEMLAHSDSIKGGRLSRVSSMDMMANLDKKLYLVLISLHGLIRGENMELGRDSDTGGQVKYVVELARALGSMPGVYRVDLLTRQVMAPDVDWTYGEPTEMLNPLPESQMDEIGESGGAYIIRIPFGPKDKYLSKEVMWPHIPEFVDGALGHIMQMSKVLGKQIGSERPLWPIAIHGHYADAGNSAALLSGVLNVPMVFTGHSLGRDKLEQLLKQGRQSREEIDSVYKIMRRIEAEEISLDVSEVIITSTRQEIEEQWRLYDGFDPVLERKLRARIKRNVSSFGRIMPRMVVIPPGMEFRNVSVQDIDGEIDGNESSGGSDPPIWSEIMRFFTNPRKPMILALARPDPKKNLITLVKAFGECRGLRDLANLTLIMGNRDDIDGMSATNSSVLLSIIKLIDKYDLYGQVAYPKHHKQSDVPEIYRLAAKTKGVFINPAFIEPFGLTLIEAAARGLPIVATKNGGPVDIHRVLDNGVLVDPHDQQSIADALLKLVADKHLWGRCREHGLRNIHRFSWPEHCRTYLSRITSCKQRQPKWQRPDNPYADPERDSPAGSLKDIHDLSLNLKLSLDGDKDAEGIQNLVSKGKESGKKQVKSAPLKVSPNEKQENSRSPKLNMRKLIIVVSVDCDSVADVLGITKTIFAANPSAKDSPSTGFILSTSFSISEINSHLDKAGLKASDFDAFICNSGGELYFPSPSPEKSSSDSLYLVDTDYHSHIDYLWGGDSLRNNLVKWAASVNEKTKDDKEGPVITELDSGSSHCYGFSVRDPELVPPFKELRRLMRIQALRCNGVYCRSGERINVVPVLASRAQALRYLHVRWGMALSKVVVFVGELGDSDYEAGFGGMHKTVVLKGYCKSAEKIHSCRSYPLQQVLPTDDPNTLECQKSDVDGIKAVLAKLSQLK, translated from the exons ATGGCTGGAAACGACTGGATAAACAGCTATCTCGAGGCGATCCTCGACGTCGACACCGGGATCAACGATCAGAAATCGTCTCTCCTGCTGCGGGAGCGCGGCCGCTTCAGCCCCGCCCAATACTTCGTCGAAGAGGTCATCACCGGCTTCAATGAGACCGATCTCCACCGCTCCTGGGTTCGC GCATCATCGATTCGGAATTCAGAGGAGAGGAATACGAGGTTGGAGAATATGTGTTGGAGGATTTGGACGTTGGCACGTAAGAAAAAACTG ATTGAGGGCGAAGAAGCACAGCGCAAGGCGAAGAAGCGCGTTGATCGTGAGAAGGCCCGTAAAAACGCTGCTGCTGATATGTCAGAGGACTTATCTGAGGGAGAAAAGGGGGATGTAGTTGTTGAGATGTTAGCCCACAGTGATAGTATCAAGGGAGGAAGATTGTCGAGAGTTAGTTCTATGGATATGATGGCAAATTTGGATAAGAAGCTGTATCTTGTCCTCATCAG TCTTCATGGACTGATAAGGGGAGAAAACATGGAACTTGGACGCGATTCTGATACGGGAGGCCAG GTTAAGTATGTTGTGGAGCTAGCACGAGCATTAGGTTCGATGCCAGGAGTTTATCGTGTTGATTTGTTAACGAGGCAAGTAATGGCACCAGATGTAGATTGGACGTATGGTGAGCCAACAGAGATGCTAAATCCGTTACCCGAGAGCCAAATGGACGAAATTGGGGAGAGCGGTGGTGCTTATATTATCCGCATCCCTTTTGGCCCTAAAGATAAGTACCTCTCTAAAGAAGTTATGTGGCCTCATATTCCGGAATTTGTTGATGGTGCACTCGGCCACATTATGCAGATGTCAAAGGTCCTTGGCAAGCAAATTGGCAGCGAGCGTCCCCTCTGGCCTATTGCTATCCATGGACATTACGCTGATGCGGGGAACTCTGCAGCTCTTTTGTCTGGTGTTCTAAACGTGCCGATGGTTTTCACAGGTCACTCTCTCGGACGTGACAAACTAGAACAACTTTTAAAGCAAGGGAGGCAGTCAAGGGAGGAGATAGATTCGGTATACAAGATTATGCGGCGTATTGAGGCTGAGGAGATTTCTCTTGATGTTTCTGAAGTTATAATCACAAGCACAAGACAGGAAATAGAAGAGCAGTGGCGGCTCTATGATGGATTTGATCCTGTTTTAGAGCGCAAGCTAAGAGCCCGTATCAAACGAAATGTTAGTAGCTTTGGAAGGATCATGCCGCGGATGGTT gTGATTCCTCCTGGAATGGAGTTCCGTAATGTTTCTGTTCAAGATATTGATGGAGAAATAGATGGAAACGAGAGTTCTGGAGGTTCAGATCCACCTATTTGGTCAGAG ATCATGCGCTTCTTTACCAATCCGCGCAAGCCAATGATACTTGCTCTTGCTAGGCCAGACCCGAAGAAGAATTTGATAACTTTAGTCAAAGCTTTTGGAGAGTGCCGTGGCCTGAGAGATCTTGCAAACCTC ACTTTGATCATGGGAAACCGGGATGATATTGATGGAATGTCTGCTACAAATTCATCGGTTCTCCTTTCCATAATCAAATTGATCGACAAATATGACTTGTATGGTCAAGTTGCATATCCTAAACATCACAAGCAATCTGACGTCCCTGAAATATACCGTCTAGCAGCCAAGACAAAG GGCGTTTTCATAAATCCAGCTTTTATAGAGCCATTTGGCCTCACCTTAATAGAG GCAGCAGCTCGTGGTCTCCCAATTGTTGCTACAAAAAATGGAGGTCCTGTCGACATTCACAGG GTTCTAGACAATGGCGTGCTGGTTGATCCACACGATCAGCAgtccattgctgatgctcttctGAAGCTGGTTGCTGACAAGCATCTCTGGGGCAGATGTAGGGAGCACGGATTGAGAAACATTCACCGTTTCTCATGGCCGGAGCACTGCAGGACGTATTTATCCCGAATAACCAGCTGCAAGCAGAGGCAGCCAAAATGGCAAAGGCCAGACAACCCATACGCAGATCCAGAACGTGATTCTCCAGCAGGGTCCTTGAAAGATATCCATGATCTATCTCTAAATTTGAAGCTTTCATTAGATGGAGACAAGGATGCAGAAGGGATTCAGAATTTAGTTAGCAAAGGCAAGGAAAGTGGTAAAAAACAGGTGAAGAGTGCACCATTGAAGGTGTCGCCAAATGAGAAACAAGAAAACAGCAGGTCTCCTAAATTGAACATGAGGAAACTGATCATAGTAGTTTCTGTGGACTGTGATTCAGTAGCTGATGTTCTAGGTATCACTAAGACCATATTTGCAGCCAATCCCTCAGCCAAGGATTCTCCCTCTACCGGCTTCATCTTATCCACATCGTTTAGTATATCTGAAATAAACAGCCATCTTGACAAGGCTGGGCTGAAAGCCAGTGATTTTGACGCTTTTATCTGTAACAGTGGGGGTGAGCTTTACTTCCCATCTCCAAGTCCGGAGAAGAGTTCTTCGGACTCATTGTACTTAGTAGATACAGATTATCATTCTCACATAGATTATCTCTGGGGCGGAGATAGCTTGAGGAATAATCTGGTGAAGTGGGCTGCTTCGGTGAATGAGAAAACAAAAGATGATAAAGAAGGGCCTGTTATCACTGAACTGGACTCGGGATCTAGCCATTGCTACGGATTCAGCGTACGCGATCCAGAATTG GTTCCTCCTTTCAAGGAATTGAGGAGATTGATGAGAATTCAGGCCCTTCGATGCAATGGCGTGTACTGCAGAAGTGGGGAAAGGATAAATGTGGTTCCGGTGCTTGCTTCTCGAGCTCAAGCCCTTAGGTATCTGCATGTTCGATGGGGCATGGCGTTGTCGAAAGTAGTGGTGTTCGTAGGAGAGTTGGGAGATTCAGACTATGAGGCAGGCTTTGGTGGAATGCACAAAACTGTAGTTCTAAAGGGATATTGCAAGAGTGCAGAAAAAATTCACTCCTGCAGAAGCTATCCTCTCCAACAAGTTCTGCCTACTGATGATCCAAACACTCTAGAATGCCAAAAATCTGACGTTGATGGAATCAAAGCAGTACTTGCCAAACTATCGCAGCTCAAATAA